aatatatatccaTTACATATCAAGCTAGGGACCCCTCCAGTACCTTCAAGGATCCCGAGAGGACCAGCGGACCCCTTGCCAATGAGTCTAATGTAGCCTGCCAGGGGGAGCTGGCCTGCTGAAACGTCAAAGATAATTTTCACCACCACAAATATGGTTAATTTCTCTCCAGGACACAGTGTTTGACATTCTATCTAACGTGTATGCTATCTTAACAAAAGGAATTATTGATAATAGTGAAAAAGAAACGTGTGTTGTTTTGAGTGTTGGAATAATATATCGTATATATAGGCTAATACTActacgaataataataataataacaataataataataataataataataatacgtattattattattattattattattattatgattattattattacactgaTACAATTATACAATTTACTTTGCTTGTAGCCTATTTCGCAGGCTCCATTATGCAGAGCGAGTTACAATGGAAACACAAGTTGCCTGCAAAGATCGGGAATCGAAATGCAGTAATTCCCCAGAGAGGGAAAATGTTCAAGGAAagtcaaaaaaaaagtgcaaaaaattaataaatgaatttttttttttttaaatgaagtcaCGCCTAAAATTATAGGATTGAGGTCACAAATCTGGGCATAGTAATGCAGGCCTATTAATAATATACATATCTGTAAAGGggcaacacaacaaacaaaatagccaaactgcaatgaaaaaatgacatgaaaaacaaatcaggACCAAATCTGCCGGGTGGAATGACTGCAATCCTGTCTACATTGTATTGCATTGTTTGCTACCTGTCATCATGTGATCTGGTTTCCAGGGCGTGCCAGACCTTTTTTTTAGTGCGGCCGTGCACTTCTCGAAACAAAGCTACCAGTTCTCAAAAGAAATTGCGACATTTCAGAACACAAACGCCTGCCGTTGTAAACACtaaaagagaaaatgatttatttcGGGAAAGTAACAATCTTGGTTTCCATCATATGCTCATTTGGGGCCTCTGTACAACTGCCTCGCGGAGTAGACCGTTGTAAGTAGCCCGTTTTTGTATACTTTCTTACCAGTCCAAGAAAGGGCGCTACCTGTTTGTGATGTGTACAGCCCAATAGGCCTATCTATTTTACAGCGGGTAAGCCAGGCCTGCCATGTAGGCTACAACGCGGACAACCTCGGCTATATGGAAATGTGTCTGATATTCGTTGTCAGTGTTAACTCACTTCAGTTTCTCTTGACAGATGCATATTGTGAGAGTTGCTTGGCCACGACACAAGGTATGGTTGTTCTTCTGTCTGTGCATCCACATCACCACAGTCGTAAATAGGCCTATAACATGACGTTTTTTCCTCACAGAAATGGAAGCTATTGAGAGGAAACTGTCTTTGGGATCCAGACCACAGCTTGTTGAGAAGCTGGTCGATGACGTCCTTTGTGAAAGTGTATCCTTTCAAAGACGTGCTCATCTTCCAGCTGACCTGCTGAGGACAGCCTGCAAGCACCTGTTGGGTAAAACCTGCTCTTTCCAAGACCCCATATTGTAGGATTCAATTATCATATAATTCTTACAGGCCTACGATCTACGCCATACATATACTCTAATGTTTAAAACACTCGGATATGATTTACAGATGTCTACGGTGAAGAATTCCGTGATGCACTGCTGCGCCGCAGAGAATCCGAACGCCTGGACATTCTTTTGTGCTACGAAAATTCTTTGGCTTGTGTCGGAGTGAAAAGACACGCCGACCAGGTGGGCCAACAAGAAGTAAATCATAAAAGTGGAACGTTATTCAGAAAAAGTCAATGTTAAAAAGtctgtattcatatttaaatataccaATTATGCAagtatatgcatgtgcatttttgtctcaccaaataaacattaatagaCTATTCTATGTTCATTCTCCAATGGCAGAACAAGAATTCCTTCACGGACAGTGACATCGAAGCACTGATGCAGCATAACAGTGTGAATTTGCGCGTTCCGCGGCCTGTCCATACCAACATTACGAAGATGCCTTTAAAGGAcgaactgtaaaaaaaaatatggccaaGCGCTGATGGAAGGAATATATGCCTGATCAATACATCTGAGTACTAACAGCAGTTTAtctgtaaaaacacagacatacataaaTGTAACGGTTTTGATCGGTTTAATAATGAACTAGGcctatattatttattaagaaGTTATACGGGAATTGGCTGACACGATTGCTGTATTCATGTACATTGAAACAGCGATACCTAGTGGCTGTACTAGGTTACATTCTTACAGTAAATGGTTTGAAGTGCATTTTTGTTTGGAGTGATTTGTCTTCTGATTGGGTATTTTGAGGTAGGCTAAAATGACAAAGGAATAAAAGTccctatatttatatatatagccCGATGCTTTTAGCCTATATCACAGGCTACGAGTTTCAGTAAGGTAGAGAACTAGTTTGTTTTCAATCATATttccttaaaataataattcaaggaAGTTAGTTTTTAGTCCTGGTTAACCCCAGTGGAGCCTAGTTATTCGGTTTGTCGCCTCGTTGCTGTGTAATTCTGAAATTATAGAGCCTACATAAATTAACATACAGttaaatactaaaatattttcttgtaaATGAAGACCGTTTCTTCCAGCACCTAAATAGCCTatgatacatttttctttcactgcCTGGTCCGGTTTTACAAGATGACTTAAGGACCAAAGGTTTTGAGTGGGAGaacatttgtctttgttttctgaAGTCTTCATGAAAATGTGACCGCGGTACAGATAAGCCCGCATTTCCGTAACGTCGGGTTGCTACAGCATTGGCGAGATGCAAGTACAGTAATCTTGACCCTTAGCTATCTACAAAGGTAATTAAATATTGGCCACCCTAAATCAATTCGCTTGAGGACGCACTGTGTACCTAGCACTGTGGTTGCTAGGAGGCGCTGTTGCTGCCTGAAAATGGCGGAGATCACCGTACTGTATGAGGCGAGATCTAGCAAATATCTTGCTGGCTAGCAACTTGAAgcgatttaatattttaaagtataTGGAACATACCATCCTAGTTGCAGAAATATCAGGCTTGAATATCCGGTCACATCGGACAGAAGAGCGAAACGCTGACATAGCGGGGAAGTGGATGCCACACATAACTGAGGTAAGGCGAGGGCTTGACTTGCCATGGATTCATAGCGTTATGTGTGAAACGCCCAGCATcaagtaacgttagctaaccagcAGTTAAAACATGTCATCTTTTCACTGATGTTGactattaattataattataaacatATTTAGATTATTGTCATCACAATGACAGCTAAACCGATACGCAGAAAACGCTTGGTAGCTAGGGAACTACTATAGTTATTCTGGCGAAGTGCGAACCGGGAATTTTGGAGCAATGAAAATCTGTGACCCAGTGAAGCTGTACTGGTACCTAGTCGCGGATTATCCTGGTAACTAACCAGCCAGGTAACTGCCAGTATTTAGGTGGTCTAGCTAGAAATGCTGTACAAGAATTAAGGATGTCGAATACTATCAGAATTGCAGTATCTGAAACATTATTAGGTAGTTATACCGCTGTCACGGAATTAACGACATTGATTGCAAGAGCATacattgataaatatttttaggTTGGTTGGAAAACTGTCTAATAATGTATGTTTAGCTATTCACCAATACTActaaaagcaaatgttttacaGATGTTGTGGTTCGCTAACTAGCCAGCCATGAGATGTCGCGGCCACGACGCTAGAGATATTTGAAGGTAGCTAATGACTGGAATATTGCCTCATCCCTCAAATAGTGGGGGGAAATTTCTGGAAACGAGGGCGATAACAATGATATCGCTGCTGCATGATGATTATCGTGACGAATAGTGAGACCAACATGATTGTGCTTATTGTTAACACAAACGGAATGGGGCGTTTATTCAAAGCATGGTCGCATATAATGACGTTGTAGTACTTGCTCTTTTGTCTTTCGTGGCACCATACTTTAGAGACGTATGGTCAGCTCAGCACACTGGCCGCTCAACGTCCCTTTCCACTCTGTTATACACCTGGAACGCGTCCTGACGCACGTGGGGCCGCTGTTGTCAGGGTTCTACCCCAAGGGAGAGCAACAACAAAGGGGGATGACATCATGCCTGTGAGGGGAAAAAGAGCGACGCTCTCTTCTCATTCTGAACTACCACcaccagcaaaaataaaatgagtgaggaaataaacaattacaaacaaataagcaattaaattaataaataaacaaatagtcCAGACAAGAAGGAATTGCCCACCTTCCCTCTAGAGACTGAAGCAATCACAGAAGGACAATGGTAAGGACAGTGATCTGTTTGTCTAGCTCTTTCAGTTGCTCAGGGCTTGACAATCTGCGAGGGTGATAAGCACACACCTATCATTGCCCCACTGACAGCTGCTCTCTTGGCAGACTTCCTCTCCAGTACTCATTTTTCTGTGAGCTGTTACGAGAACAATGTCCTGGTTTTAAACGGTTGTGCAATATAAAAGGTCTTTGTTGTGCATTGTGTGCTGGCAGGGTGTCTGGCAGTGGGGTctgaagagagatggagagctaCGAGGAGTTCTGCTTCAGCAGCCTGGCCCGGCTACAGACacaggggaagaggaagagtagCTGCGAGGCCTccggccagcagagggcgctctcCCTCATCCAGTTTCATGGAAGGGCCCTGCTGTCACCTGTGGTAAGGAGACCCCTGAGGCAGTTCATGGTCATGCTGGGCATGCTCAAATTGCGCGCCTCTTTATGTGCAATCTACTTGTTTGTTAGTGACCCCTTTGTGGGTAATACAAtctatacaaatacaaatctgCAGGTTCATGGCAACCAAATGAAATGTACCAGTGGGGTTTAAGGAAACAGTAGtaagtcgcacacacacacacacacatacacacacacacacacagtctatcCGTTCAGTCTATCCAATCTCAGTGCTATACTCTACTCAACACCAGCTGACCCAGGTATCACAGTCTAGTAGATCTGCTGACAGCACATTAGATATCTTTTCAATGCAATTAACTTCACAGAaccaatattttaatgaatcttAAATAAAGGGATTTTTGGCTTTTTGCCATGTAGTCAGGGTGTGTGTATTTACCTTTGCAGTACCGAAGTGTATTGTTTTAGTTAGATTtattaatttctgaatataCTGAAAGTATGAAAGTAATATGAGCACCATAAGTagcattactgtgtgtgtgtgtgtgtatggagatTGTAACATTACAGAAACAGAAGTCAGAACTCACCCCCAACATAGCAATCTGTCCGACGGCCCGCACCAGCCCTTAAACGGAAACAAGGCAAGAGACAGTTAAATGGACAGCTGTGAGAAAACCGGGCCAGTTTCAGGACATTATCCAAAATGCGTTTTCTAAAATGCTAAGTCACTTGAATTTATAATGAGCGGGCCAATGCCCGTGTGCTCTTTGGGTGAATCCTGGAGGAGAACGgcagcactgcatcacactgaggcttttagcagatgctgttctCCAGGGCGACTCACTTAAGTGCACATAGGAACGTTTAGGCAACCAAGAGCTGGCGCCAGTTCCATTAGGGTCCCAACTGGCAGCGGCCCCTGCAGGGCCTGTTGGTGTCAGGTGGGCTGATCGGGCGCTGACGGTTTGTGACTTGAGTTTACTGAGGGCGGTGGGGTGAATGAAGACGTGTGTGTGCCCGCTGGTGCCGGGGATGTATGcgtttgtgtcagtgtgtttatTCAGTGTGATAGCAAAGAGCACGTATGTGGGGGACTTCatgagaaggtgtgtgtgtgggcagttgGGTTCTCATAGGAACCAGCAGTCCTGCTCACTGATGGAGTGAGTGACTGTCTGGCTgtttggctggctggctggctggctggctggctgactgactgactggctggctggctgtctgactgtctggctgactggctggctggctgactggctgactgactggctggctggctggctgtctgactgtctggctgactggctgactgactgactggctggctgactgactggctggttTCTCCTTGCACCCTCTTCAGACTATTCACATAACAGTAGTTTAAAGAAACACACTAATTtgcattgaattttttttcGGAAATTTGCTTAACATTTGCAAAACATTCAGATGTAAACTTTATGTAAACAGATGCtactgtgtgtgttcgtgtgtgtgcgcgtgtgtgttctcAGCTAAGCGATGAGCAGCGCAGGGAGATGGTGAGGTACAGACAGAGGGCTACGCAGCTGGATGCTGAGAGACAGAGTTTGCGCAAGGAGAGACTACTGACCCAggttcagaacattctggatGGTGTACAGGTGAGTCAGTGAAACTGcacattacaacacacacaggtgagtcagtggccgcacacacgcacacacacacacacacacaataacaataactaCTCACCCATATCTGTGTTCCTGACCAGCAGGGACGTGGGAACTGTAGCCCAGTGTTCTGCTGAGTAAGAAAACAGCATTCCAACGatgtatcccagaatgcaccactgTAGCCTACACAGTTCTTATCTGAATCCTCAATctgctgaatggaagcaaaacTACTGGGACAAGGAAGCATGTGTGAATGCTCTTATTCTGAATCCTACTGAAATGGACAGAATGTAGTACTACACATAGGTAAGGCAAGGGCTCAGAATTAACCAGAGGGCACACAGAATCTCTCAGATACATTCAGAGCAGACTGAGCAGTCatctttatttcacacacagtaCTTCCAAGATGCGTTTCGCTGACTTCATGAGTTACATCAGGTGAGGTTATGAGATGATGAccgaagcccctccccctctctccgaCCGGCAGGTGCGTCAGgtgccagaggaggaggagcagccccAGACCCCGCCTACACACGGCTCCCCAAAACCAGAGCTCCCAAATGGTTTCACCCTGCCTCCCCGCTGTGGAAGGGGGGTTGACGTCGCTCCATGTGGCACTAACGGGGGCGGAGCCCAAGAGAAGGTGACCCCCGTGTTCCAGAACGGGATGAGAGGGGAAGCGGGGGAAGAGCAGGacgaggggggagaggaggggggcgcgAGGATGCAGAGCCTGCTCAAGAGGTCCCGGGAGTGCATGGAGAGGGAACCGGGCTGGCTGGGGTCCCGGGGCAGCTGCAAGACCACgcccacggccacgcccacagccacgcccaccgACGTGCTGAGAGAGAGCCTCTTCGATAAGGAGAACGAGAGTGGCGGGGGgcagcccagccccgccccagacCACGCCCATGCCCACCCTGGCCTGGACCCGAGCTCCTCCCCCAGTCCCCTGTCGGGCCTCGCGGGGCCTTACGCCCAGCTCCCCAGCCCGGAGCCCAGCATAagtccccgcccccaccgccgcaggccccgccccgtTTCCGCCGGCAACATCTTCATCTCCTTCCCCGTGTACGCGGCGGAGCAGGAGAGGGGCACGCTGGCAGGATGGGGGCTCGCGGGGACCGCCACGCCCTCAAATGAGAGGTCCCCGCCAAACCACCCATCGCTCGCCGactcactgctgccccctggaGCCGGCGAGCGGCGCGGCAGCCATTCTGGAGCGGGCGCGGGCGGCGAGGCGGGCGGACCGGCGGGGTTCCGCAGGCGCTCCCAAACGCTGGACAGCCAGCCGCACCCCGCCGTGGACCGCAGCCAGGAGAGAGTCCCGCGCTTCATGGGCGGGGTCCCCTGGCGCCCGCCGTGCCGTCgctccccccccgcgcccctcgGCCAGTCGTACGACCTGGAGAGCCCCGTCCCGGCGCTGCTGCGCCCCCAGGTGGCCCCCGCGCGCTCCCCCTCGCCCGCACACTCGCCCAGCCTCGTCAAACGCAGCCTGGGCGCCGAGCCACGGCTCACTCTGGACCTCCTGACCACACCCCCGGAGCAGCCGGCCAATCAGACCGGTGAGTGTGTGATGCAGTTCCAGTGCACCAAACAGTGTGTGTCAGTAAATTCAGTAAGTTAcagtttgtatgtgcatgtacgtgtgtatgtgtgtgtctgtatctgagTAATCTACAACGTGTCTGCATCACCATTCTCACAGTATATATTTGTGAGTCAGTAGAttacagtgtgtggtgtgtgtgtgtgtgcgtgtgtattgcAGGGGAGGCGCAGTGGGAGGTCCATGCCCTGGAGGACATGCGgaggaggctggaggaggaACACGCCCTGCAGCTGTCCCTCCTCATCGCCGAACAAGAGAAGGAGCAACGGCACCTCCAGCAGGTCAGGACAGACACTGAAACGGGCCGTGATTGGTTGCAGTCTCAcccgggagggaggggcacagTCAGCGGGCCACTCTCATcgcaggagagcaggaggctCCTCCGGTCGATTGGCCGCCTGCAGTCCGCTGGCACCGACTGCGTGTGAAGGCAGACGTCTGCGCAGcccagctggtggactgcagagggaGAAGCAGCTCAGAAATGAAACGTTAACAGGCTCAGTTCTGTTAGACTTCATATCtaacagtgtagtataattggTTGGGAACTGGGATGGCAACCTAAAGGTTGATTCCcagctaggacactgccattgtgcccttcaaccaggtacttgacctgaattgcttcagtatacatccagctctgtaaatggattctgtgtgaaaatgtgaatgttgtgtaaatcgctctggctAAGAGCGTCTGTGAAATGGCAGttatgaaatgtaatgcaatatctCTGAATCTTGTGAGACGTAGCGGTTCTCTGAGTGTCTGCTGGTCGCCTGTGCCTGTCTGTAGGAGCTAGAGGAGCGGGAGAGGAGACTGAGAGACCAGGGGGCCACGAGGGCTTCCGCTGGGGACCTGGGGCCCGACTGGGAGGCCCAGAGGGATGGATGCCCCGCCCTAAACATGGCAGGCCCCGCCCTCATCCCCGCTGGCCCCGCCCTAAACCtggctggctccgcccccagtcCTGCAGGCCCTGTCCTCAGCCCTGCTTGCCCCGCCCTAAACCtgactggccccgcccacagccctgCTGGCCCCGCCCTAAACCTGACTGGCCCCACCCTCAGCCCTGCAGAGAGGTCACCCGGGCCCGTACGCAACATGGGTAACCCGATTCTCCGCTCGTGACATCACCGCCAACGCACCAATCCAAACTGCCCCCGCAGTGCCgcgcagcactgacacacccacTGCAGAAGCAAAGACGAGTGTACTGGCTGCACCTCCATGTTTAGAGTAACAAAGATGTCCCTCCCTGTTCCCAGCAGGCTTCACTTCCGCACTCAGCCCCGGCgccccccctcctgctgctCAGCCCCCCGTCTACCTGTGGGGGCCCTCCTGGGGGGTCAGCAAGGCACGAGGCAGGCAGAGCCTGGTGT
This genomic window from Anguilla rostrata isolate EN2019 chromosome 17, ASM1855537v3, whole genome shotgun sequence contains:
- the LOC135243653 gene encoding centriolar coiled-coil protein of 110 kDa-like isoform X3; amino-acid sequence: MESYEEFCFSSLARLQTQGKRKSSCEASGQQRALSLIQFHGRALLSPVLSDEQRREMVRYRQRATQLDAERQSLRKERLLTQVQNILDGVQVPEEEEQPQTPPTHGSPKPELPNGFTLPPRCGRGVDVAPCGTNGGGAQEKVTPVFQNGMRGEAGEEQDEGGEEGGARMQSLLKRSRECMEREPGWLGSRGSCKTTPTATPTATPTDVLRESLFDKENESGGGQPSPAPDHAHAHPGLDPSSSPSPLSGLAGPYAQLPSPEPSISPRPHRRRPRPVSAGNIFISFPVYAAEQERGTLAGWGLAGTATPSNERSPPNHPSLADSLLPPGAGERRGSHSGAGAGGEAGGPAGFRRRSQTLDSQPHPAVDRSQERVPRFMGGVPWRPPCRRSPPAPLGQSYDLESPVPALLRPQVAPARSPSPAHSPSLVKRSLGAEPRLTLDLLTTPPEQPANQTGEAQWEVHALEDMRRRLEEEHALQLSLLIAEQEKEQRHLQQELEERERRLRDQGATRASAGDLGPDWEAQRDGCPALNMAGPALIPAGPALNLAGSAPSPAGPVLSPACPALNLTGPAHSPAGPALNLTGPTLSPAERSPGPVRNMAGFTSALSPGAPPPAAQPPVYLWGPSWGVSKARGRQSLVLTPELQGALCRLSALARGFLTRRLLQTEKVKHLRQTVQDTQEFIRSFRTEAPLRRGGSVSAQDLSLQERVRAQLRAALFDVHDIFFEMPLQERLGLLLQDRELRMERKLREMEKAKSPRDRVTLSAATQKSLDRKKQRVVGSPGHTKRVQQKPKSPPTNRVLQPSQGQNAPVPGQLLRQGSLYRKTPEERVKHSDTLRKQHSLG
- the LOC135243653 gene encoding centriolar coiled-coil protein of 110 kDa-like isoform X2, which produces MESYEEFCFSSLARLQTQGKRKSSCEASGQQRALSLIQFHGRALLSPVLSDEQRREMVRYRQRATQLDAERQSLRKERLLTQVQNILDGVQVRQVPEEEEQPQTPPTHGSPKPELPNGFTLPPRCGRGVDVAPCGTNGGGAQEKVTPVFQNGMRGEAGEEQDEGGEEGGARMQSLLKRSRECMEREPGWLGSRGSCKTTPTATPTATPTDVLRESLFDKENESGGGQPSPAPDHAHAHPGLDPSSSPSPLSGLAGPYAQLPSPEPSISPRPHRRRPRPVSAGNIFISFPVYAAEQERGTLAGWGLAGTATPSNERSPPNHPSLADSLLPPGAGERRGSHSGAGAGGEAGGPAGFRRRSQTLDSQPHPAVDRSQERVPRFMGGVPWRPPCRRSPPAPLGQSYDLESPVPALLRPQVAPARSPSPAHSPSLVKRSLGAEPRLTLDLLTTPPEQPANQTGEAQWEVHALEDMRRRLEEEHALQLSLLIAEQEKEQRHLQQELEERERRLRDQGATRASAGDLGPDWEAQRDGCPALNMAGPALIPAGPALNLAGSAPSPAGPVLSPACPALNLTGPAHSPAGPALNLTGPTLSPAERSPGPVRNMGFTSALSPGAPPPAAQPPVYLWGPSWGVSKARGRQSLVLTPELQGALCRLSALARGFLTRRLLQTEKVKHLRQTVQDTQEFIRSFRTEAPLRRGGSVSAQDLSLQERVRAQLRAALFDVHDIFFEMPLQERLGLLLQDRELRMERKLREMEKAKSPRDRVTLSAATQKSLDRKKQRVVGSPGHTKRVQQKPKSPPTNRVLQPSQGQNAPVPGQLLRQGSLYRKTPEERVKHSDTLRKQHSLG
- the LOC135243653 gene encoding centriolar coiled-coil protein of 110 kDa-like isoform X1, whose translation is MESYEEFCFSSLARLQTQGKRKSSCEASGQQRALSLIQFHGRALLSPVLSDEQRREMVRYRQRATQLDAERQSLRKERLLTQVQNILDGVQVRQVPEEEEQPQTPPTHGSPKPELPNGFTLPPRCGRGVDVAPCGTNGGGAQEKVTPVFQNGMRGEAGEEQDEGGEEGGARMQSLLKRSRECMEREPGWLGSRGSCKTTPTATPTATPTDVLRESLFDKENESGGGQPSPAPDHAHAHPGLDPSSSPSPLSGLAGPYAQLPSPEPSISPRPHRRRPRPVSAGNIFISFPVYAAEQERGTLAGWGLAGTATPSNERSPPNHPSLADSLLPPGAGERRGSHSGAGAGGEAGGPAGFRRRSQTLDSQPHPAVDRSQERVPRFMGGVPWRPPCRRSPPAPLGQSYDLESPVPALLRPQVAPARSPSPAHSPSLVKRSLGAEPRLTLDLLTTPPEQPANQTGEAQWEVHALEDMRRRLEEEHALQLSLLIAEQEKEQRHLQQELEERERRLRDQGATRASAGDLGPDWEAQRDGCPALNMAGPALIPAGPALNLAGSAPSPAGPVLSPACPALNLTGPAHSPAGPALNLTGPTLSPAERSPGPVRNMAGFTSALSPGAPPPAAQPPVYLWGPSWGVSKARGRQSLVLTPELQGALCRLSALARGFLTRRLLQTEKVKHLRQTVQDTQEFIRSFRTEAPLRRGGSVSAQDLSLQERVRAQLRAALFDVHDIFFEMPLQERLGLLLQDRELRMERKLREMEKAKSPRDRVTLSAATQKSLDRKKQRVVGSPGHTKRVQQKPKSPPTNRVLQPSQGQNAPVPGQLLRQGSLYRKTPEERVKHSDTLRKQHSLG